Proteins encoded within one genomic window of Candidatus Hydrogenedentota bacterium:
- a CDS encoding ABC transporter permease has translation MKDSDKNDSKSAMRTGLLPVVGRELRRMTRSRFYLMFLFVLPLTSFTVLYSTFYKGVPRDLPVVVYDGDDSTLSRQIIRMLDATPALAVAASVHDPKEGAAAIRTGRAYAMVYMPEDLERDAKRGDSPAVTAYVNNQWLLTSSVVSRAVRDVVGTVSAGTDMRMRVARGEYPSQAKETYEPIRVDQHLLFNPNLNYMYFLLPALFPTMIQAFVLMMAVWVVGTELKHGTAKEWLRVSGNRPLIALLGKLAPHTVCYFVLTCFSVVLLVRFLGVPMNGSPWVLALASLLFVLAYQAVGVLLVVFTANLRLASSLSGFYAGPAFAVAGVTYPAIAMPLGAKVWSWSIPLSHYLQVLLQQTLRGAPPQASAYHLGVMALFAFAIPLLTLPRLSQVMRDAKFWGRS, from the coding sequence ATGAAGGACTCGGACAAAAACGATTCGAAGTCCGCGATGAGGACGGGCCTTTTGCCCGTCGTCGGGCGCGAGTTGCGCCGGATGACCCGCAGCCGCTTCTACCTCATGTTCCTGTTTGTTCTGCCGCTGACTTCCTTCACGGTCCTTTACTCCACATTTTACAAGGGGGTGCCGCGCGACTTGCCTGTTGTCGTGTATGACGGAGACGACTCAACGCTGTCTCGCCAGATCATTCGAATGCTGGACGCCACACCGGCGCTTGCTGTAGCGGCTTCGGTGCATGATCCCAAGGAAGGTGCTGCCGCGATTCGCACGGGTCGCGCTTATGCCATGGTGTACATGCCCGAGGATCTCGAGCGCGATGCGAAGCGTGGCGACAGTCCTGCCGTGACGGCTTACGTCAACAACCAATGGCTGCTGACCAGCAGCGTCGTCAGCCGGGCGGTGCGCGACGTTGTAGGGACTGTCTCGGCGGGGACCGATATGCGCATGCGAGTTGCGCGGGGCGAGTATCCGTCGCAAGCGAAAGAGACCTACGAACCGATTCGCGTCGATCAGCATCTGCTCTTCAATCCCAACCTCAACTACATGTACTTCTTGTTGCCGGCACTGTTCCCCACGATGATCCAGGCATTCGTGTTGATGATGGCGGTGTGGGTTGTTGGCACTGAACTGAAACATGGCACGGCCAAAGAATGGCTACGTGTATCGGGAAACCGCCCGCTTATCGCCTTGCTGGGCAAACTCGCGCCTCACACCGTCTGCTATTTCGTCCTCACCTGTTTTTCGGTGGTTCTGCTGGTACGATTCCTCGGTGTGCCCATGAACGGAAGTCCGTGGGTGCTGGCGCTGGCGAGCTTGTTATTTGTGCTCGCGTATCAAGCGGTGGGCGTGCTGCTGGTGGTCTTTACGGCCAACTTGCGATTGGCCAGCAGCCTGTCCGGTTTCTATGCGGGGCCTGCATTCGCGGTCGCCGGCGTTACCTATCCCGCCATAGCTATGCCACTGGGAGCCAAGGTCTGGAGCTGGAGCATACCGCTGTCTCATTACCTGCAAGTGCTGCTTCAGCAAACGTTGCGCGGCGCGCCTCCGCAAGCATCGGCCTATCATCTAGGAGTAATGGCCCTTTTTGCCTTCGCGATTCCACTGCTCACCTTGCCGCGGTTGAGTCAGGTCATGCGTGATGCGAAGTTCTGGGGGCGATCATGA